In Polyangia bacterium, a single genomic region encodes these proteins:
- a CDS encoding fumarylacetoacetate hydrolase family protein produces the protein MLVYRTSSGVVVDEGAGFVSLPPSSLTWNAIFRAADPRATIKAALPGGQMTAGFTLHQALAPTENQEVWAAGVTYFRSRDARMEESQAAGGGDFYALVYEAERPELFFKSTPERVVGHGQPVRLRADARWNVPEPELVLAVNAGGRIFGYSVGNDMSSRDIEGENPLYLPQAKVYDGSCAVGPGLWLPPSPPGPETKINLSIVREGHPAFTGETSLAQLKRSPETLVGYLYRETTFPNGALLFTGTGIVPPNEFTLRPGDEIRIAISGIGTLVNVVAAPRA, from the coding sequence ATGCTGGTCTATCGCACATCAAGCGGAGTGGTCGTCGATGAAGGCGCCGGTTTTGTTTCGTTGCCCCCATCCTCGCTGACCTGGAACGCCATCTTTCGCGCGGCGGATCCGCGCGCCACCATCAAGGCGGCGCTGCCCGGTGGGCAAATGACCGCCGGGTTCACCCTTCACCAGGCGCTGGCGCCGACGGAGAATCAAGAAGTGTGGGCGGCCGGCGTGACCTACTTTCGCAGCCGCGACGCCCGCATGGAAGAATCGCAAGCGGCTGGCGGCGGCGATTTCTACGCGCTGGTGTACGAAGCCGAACGACCCGAGCTGTTCTTCAAGTCGACGCCCGAGCGCGTGGTCGGCCACGGCCAGCCCGTGCGCCTGCGCGCCGACGCCCGCTGGAACGTGCCCGAGCCCGAGCTGGTGCTGGCGGTGAACGCCGGCGGCCGCATCTTCGGGTACAGCGTCGGCAACGACATGAGCTCGCGCGACATCGAAGGCGAAAACCCGCTGTATTTGCCGCAGGCGAAGGTCTACGACGGATCGTGCGCGGTGGGGCCGGGCCTGTGGCTGCCGCCGTCGCCGCCCGGGCCAGAGACGAAGATCAATCTCTCCATCGTGCGCGAGGGCCATCCAGCCTTCACCGGCGAGACCTCGCTGGCCCAGCTCAAGCGTTCGCCCGAGACCTTGGTGGGTTATCTCTATCGCGAGACCACCTTTCCGAACGGCGCCCTGCTGTTCACCGGCACGGGGATCGTGCCGCCCAACGAATTCACCCTGCGCCCCGGCGACGAGATCCGCATCGCCATCAGCGGCATCGGGACGCTGGTCAACGTGGTGGCCGCGCCACGCGCATGA
- a CDS encoding lytic transglycosylase domain-containing protein, producing MRTLDRPDLPLRWFPRVTQYLEQYKNDPRAHETIRGWVRRFPNHRAIIEGALAREHLPLGLAFVAMIESGFSASALSSKGAGGFWQFRPSVARGYGLEVSFWVDERRDLPKSSAAAAKYLGDLHQRFGSWELALAGYNAGVFAVLDSILRYNTNDYATLCRVESGLPWETTEYVPKVLAVAIVEKNHAVFGLDEPRPESPHPFDVITVPPAVSFDRLAPRLHVSADELAALNPVFARRRTPADRGPVAVRVPAGAAAASAGKTFVDLRPDNLQPIVVNPGETLVRVAKARKVSAARLRLINAVADDAEVAPGTTILVPRPPPARTSPRDGPPGQSRPKVASGSGAGKSSAKTR from the coding sequence ATGCGCACCCTGGACCGCCCGGATCTGCCGCTGCGCTGGTTTCCGCGCGTGACCCAGTACCTGGAGCAGTACAAGAATGATCCGCGCGCGCACGAGACCATCCGCGGCTGGGTGCGCCGCTTTCCCAACCATCGGGCGATCATCGAAGGTGCCCTGGCCCGCGAACACCTGCCGCTGGGCCTGGCCTTCGTGGCGATGATCGAGAGTGGCTTCTCGGCGTCGGCGTTGTCGTCGAAGGGCGCGGGCGGGTTCTGGCAGTTCCGCCCCAGCGTGGCGCGCGGCTATGGTCTGGAGGTCAGCTTCTGGGTCGACGAGCGGCGCGACCTCCCGAAAAGCTCGGCGGCGGCGGCGAAGTACCTCGGCGATCTGCACCAGCGCTTCGGAAGCTGGGAGCTGGCGCTGGCCGGATACAACGCCGGCGTGTTCGCCGTGCTGGATTCCATCCTTCGTTACAACACCAACGACTACGCGACGCTTTGCCGAGTGGAATCCGGCCTGCCCTGGGAGACCACCGAGTACGTGCCCAAGGTGTTGGCGGTGGCCATCGTGGAAAAAAATCACGCCGTCTTCGGCCTGGATGAGCCGCGTCCCGAGTCGCCGCACCCCTTCGACGTCATCACCGTGCCGCCGGCCGTCAGCTTCGATCGCCTGGCGCCGCGCCTGCACGTCAGCGCCGACGAGCTGGCGGCGCTGAATCCGGTCTTCGCTCGCCGTCGCACGCCCGCCGATCGCGGCCCGGTCGCGGTGCGCGTTCCCGCCGGCGCGGCGGCGGCGTCCGCTGGCAAAACTTTCGTCGATCTTCGTCCCGACAACCTGCAGCCGATCGTCGTCAACCCCGGCGAGACGCTGGTGCGGGTGGCCAAGGCGCGCAAGGTCTCGGCGGCCCGCCTGCGTCTCATCAATGCCGTCGCCGACGACGCCGAGGTGGCGCCGGGGACGACGATTCTGGTGCCGCGCCCACCGCCGGCGCGGACGTCGCCAAGGGATGGACCGCCCGGCCAATCTCGGCCGAAAGTCGCCAGCGGCAGCGGAGCCGGAAAATCGTCGGCAAAAACCCGCTGA
- a CDS encoding Flp family type IVb pilin — MRRDLKHFLADQSGATAVEYALILAAVAGLIMVVVFTLGGKVKNSFDKMQKGMP, encoded by the coding sequence ATGCGCCGCGATCTGAAACACTTTCTCGCTGATCAATCGGGTGCCACCGCCGTGGAGTACGCCCTCATCCTGGCTGCCGTGGCGGGCCTCATCATGGTGGTGGTCTTCACCCTGGGCGGCAAGGTGAAGAACTCGTTCGACAAGATGCAAAAGGGCATGCCCTAG
- a CDS encoding serine/threonine-protein kinase, with protein MVTAAAHAQRILSFLNEVKEGNVVHGKYLIEQQLASGGMGSVFAARHVQLGTKLAIKVLLPELLGDAEAIERFAREARAAAKIADENVVRIVDVGQLESGAPFMVMEFLEGQDAAAYLKKNTRMPIELAMDVGLQICAAVAAAHALGIIHRDLKPSNLFFVPRSAGRPLVKVLDFGVSKIAADTAEGRQKTKTGSILGSPGYVAPEQWLNLKGVDQRSDIWALGIVLYELLTGRPPFDEASVPVLATKIAYDAPAPPRELREEIPPDLERLILRCLEKKPEDRFQDVAALAKALGSAQRHFQALNSSTVHQPITFQPTTVKRALGHLGGPSPTSQKVAAPSPKNLRVAALAVAAAAAVIGMGLLVRRGGSTAARPRPDQASLAAQRTLAPAPPPVWPAPAAGPASLPVERPTPATTASPRPKTAGQRRSTAVGAGRPRLANDGQRRPASGAEPDPARCKPPYYFNAQGIRVFKLECL; from the coding sequence ATGGTGACCGCCGCCGCGCACGCCCAGCGCATCCTGTCCTTCCTCAACGAGGTGAAGGAAGGAAATGTGGTCCACGGCAAGTACCTGATCGAGCAGCAACTGGCCTCGGGGGGGATGGGCAGTGTCTTTGCCGCCCGTCACGTACAGCTCGGGACCAAGCTGGCGATCAAGGTGCTGCTGCCCGAATTGCTGGGCGACGCCGAAGCGATCGAGCGGTTCGCGCGCGAGGCCCGGGCGGCCGCCAAGATTGCCGACGAGAACGTCGTCCGCATTGTGGACGTCGGCCAGCTGGAAAGCGGCGCGCCTTTCATGGTGATGGAGTTCCTGGAGGGCCAGGACGCCGCCGCCTACCTGAAAAAGAACACCCGGATGCCGATCGAACTGGCGATGGACGTCGGCCTTCAGATCTGCGCCGCGGTGGCCGCCGCGCACGCGCTGGGCATCATCCACCGCGATCTCAAACCGTCGAACTTGTTCTTCGTCCCGCGCTCGGCAGGACGCCCGCTGGTCAAGGTGCTGGACTTCGGCGTGTCAAAGATCGCCGCCGACACGGCGGAGGGGCGCCAGAAGACCAAGACCGGTTCGATCCTGGGATCGCCGGGCTACGTCGCGCCCGAGCAGTGGCTGAACTTGAAGGGCGTGGACCAGCGCTCGGACATCTGGGCGCTGGGGATCGTCCTTTACGAGCTGCTCACCGGACGGCCGCCGTTCGACGAGGCCAGCGTGCCGGTGCTGGCCACCAAGATCGCCTACGACGCGCCGGCACCGCCTCGAGAACTGCGGGAAGAAATTCCGCCGGATCTCGAGCGGCTGATCCTGCGCTGTCTGGAAAAAAAACCGGAGGACCGTTTTCAAGACGTCGCCGCGCTGGCCAAGGCGCTGGGATCCGCGCAGCGGCATTTTCAGGCCCTCAACAGCTCGACCGTCCATCAACCGATCACGTTTCAGCCGACGACGGTCAAAAGAGCGCTGGGGCACTTGGGGGGCCCCTCTCCGACGTCACAGAAGGTGGCGGCGCCGTCACCGAAAAACCTGCGCGTCGCCGCCTTGGCGGTGGCGGCCGCGGCGGCGGTGATCGGAATGGGGCTGCTGGTGCGTCGGGGCGGAAGCACCGCCGCCCGGCCGCGCCCCGATCAAGCGTCGCTGGCCGCACAGCGGACCCTGGCGCCAGCGCCGCCCCCCGTCTGGCCAGCGCCTGCCGCCGGCCCCGCCAGCCTTCCCGTCGAGCGGCCGACGCCAGCAACGACCGCGTCGCCGCGCCCGAAAACCGCGGGTCAGCGCCGATCGACAGCTGTCGGGGCCGGGCGTCCCCGGCTGGCCAACGACGGTCAGCGGCGCCCGGCCAGCGGCGCTGAACCCGATCCGGCGCGCTGCAAACCGCCTTATTACTTCAACGCGCAGGGAATCCGCGTCTTCAAGCTCGAGTGCCTGTGA
- a CDS encoding LamG domain-containing protein, which yields MRRRAGSAVAIAALWMGTVSGCTQLLGIADISAVDGAANVMSGPDASDDGSPVVDVQPAGPDGGSPADGADATVCGTDLSNAGTTGFYISFAMQTTQTDGVIALLNQRDQAQCNLGNFWDLQLVNHKLYFEISDSSGDAIISGQTAPLNDNVLYDIVVSREATGLVKLMINNVLAGSAVLHHALGLLPTLRIGTTVCAGEVPSVDFQGTKGTISNVCLGLQ from the coding sequence ATGCGGCGACGGGCTGGATCAGCCGTCGCGATCGCTGCGCTGTGGATGGGGACCGTCAGCGGCTGCACCCAGCTGCTCGGCATCGCCGACATCAGCGCGGTCGACGGGGCAGCCAATGTGATGTCCGGGCCGGATGCGAGCGACGATGGAAGTCCGGTGGTCGATGTCCAGCCCGCCGGCCCGGACGGTGGGTCGCCTGCGGACGGTGCCGACGCCACGGTGTGCGGGACCGACCTTTCCAATGCGGGGACGACCGGGTTCTACATTTCATTTGCGATGCAGACGACCCAGACCGACGGCGTCATCGCACTTCTCAATCAGCGGGATCAAGCTCAATGCAACCTTGGCAACTTTTGGGATCTCCAGCTGGTGAATCACAAGCTCTATTTCGAGATCTCGGACAGCAGCGGCGACGCCATCATCTCTGGCCAGACAGCGCCGCTCAATGACAATGTCCTGTACGACATCGTCGTCAGCCGAGAAGCAACTGGTTTGGTGAAGCTGATGATTAACAACGTGCTCGCGGGCTCCGCCGTCCTGCACCATGCGCTGGGGCTGCTGCCAACGCTGCGAATCGGGACCACCGTCTGCGCGGGCGAGGTGCCATCCGTCGATTTTCAGGGAACGAAGGGAACGATCAGCAACGTCTGCCTCGGCCTGCAGTAA
- a CDS encoding ketol-acid reductoisomerase, with the protein MADSLSFSSKIFQVDTVQMGDRTEQIVKAGRHLFPLLPKAFAGVKQIGVIGWGSQGPAQAQNLRDSLEGTGIKVKIGLRGGSSSLAEARKAGFSEETGTLGDMLAVVRESDLVLLLIADAAQAELYGQVFENLRPGATLGLSHGFLLGHLRNVGAKFPANINVIAVCPKGMGPSVRRLYVQGKEVNGAGINASFAVHQDIDGKATDYALGWSVALGSPYTFQTTLESEYKSDIYGERGILLGAVHGLIESLYRRYVAQGMSKEDAFLNSAESITGPISKTISKRGIMAVYEGLNAAGKAEFEKAYVAAYPAAREVLAEIYDEVSTGNEIRSVVLAGARLKTMPMGKIDGTETWKVGAAVRAKRVEDKIPVHPFTAGVYVATMMAQIDILLAKGHPYSEAANESIIESVDSLNPYMHARGVAYMVDNCSTTARLGSRKWAPRFDYLLTQIAYVNIDEGKAGDASLIASLKSNVIHKVMNVCCELRPSVDISVS; encoded by the coding sequence ATGGCCGACTCACTGAGCTTTTCGTCGAAGATCTTCCAGGTGGACACCGTGCAGATGGGCGATCGCACCGAGCAGATCGTCAAAGCCGGCCGCCACCTGTTCCCGCTTTTGCCCAAGGCGTTCGCCGGGGTCAAGCAGATCGGCGTCATCGGCTGGGGCTCGCAGGGGCCGGCGCAGGCGCAGAACCTCCGTGATTCGCTGGAGGGCACCGGCATCAAGGTGAAGATCGGTCTGCGCGGCGGATCGAGCTCGCTGGCCGAGGCGCGCAAGGCCGGCTTCTCCGAGGAGACCGGCACGCTGGGCGACATGCTGGCGGTGGTGCGCGAGTCGGATCTGGTGTTGCTGCTGATCGCCGACGCCGCCCAGGCCGAACTTTACGGCCAGGTGTTCGAGAACCTGCGCCCGGGCGCCACTCTCGGCCTGTCGCACGGTTTCTTGCTGGGCCATCTGCGCAACGTGGGCGCCAAGTTTCCCGCCAACATCAACGTCATCGCGGTGTGCCCGAAGGGCATGGGACCGTCGGTGCGCCGGCTTTACGTACAGGGCAAGGAAGTGAATGGCGCCGGCATCAACGCCAGCTTCGCCGTGCACCAGGACATCGACGGCAAGGCGACCGACTACGCGCTTGGTTGGTCGGTGGCGCTCGGTTCGCCGTATACCTTCCAGACCACACTGGAGTCCGAGTACAAGTCGGACATCTATGGCGAGCGTGGCATTCTCCTCGGCGCCGTGCACGGCCTCATCGAGAGCCTGTACCGCCGGTACGTCGCGCAGGGCATGAGCAAGGAAGACGCCTTCCTGAATTCGGCCGAGTCCATCACCGGCCCGATCTCGAAGACCATCTCCAAGCGCGGGATCATGGCGGTGTACGAAGGTTTGAACGCCGCCGGCAAGGCGGAGTTCGAGAAGGCCTACGTGGCGGCGTACCCGGCGGCGCGCGAGGTGCTGGCCGAGATCTATGACGAGGTCTCGACCGGAAACGAGATCCGCAGCGTGGTCCTGGCCGGCGCCCGCTTGAAGACCATGCCCATGGGCAAGATTGACGGCACCGAGACCTGGAAGGTCGGCGCCGCCGTGCGCGCCAAGCGGGTGGAAGACAAGATCCCGGTTCACCCATTCACCGCCGGCGTCTACGTGGCCACGATGATGGCGCAGATCGACATCTTGCTGGCGAAGGGGCACCCGTACTCCGAAGCGGCCAACGAATCGATCATCGAGTCGGTGGATTCGCTGAACCCGTACATGCATGCGCGCGGCGTGGCGTACATGGTCGACAACTGTTCGACCACCGCGCGCCTGGGATCACGCAAGTGGGCCCCGCGCTTCGATTACCTGCTCACGCAGATCGCCTACGTGAACATCGACGAGGGCAAGGCCGGCGATGCGTCGCTGATCGCGTCGCTCAAGAGCAACGTCATCCACAAGGTGATGAACGTCTGTTGCGAGCTGCGCCCGAGCGTCGATATTTCGGTCAGCTAA
- the ilvY gene encoding HTH-type transcriptional activator IlvY, with protein sequence MDYDALRLFLHLSQSLHFLRTSRACHVSPSALSRAIQRLEREAGWPLFERDRRTVRLTAQGARFADHARDTLASWERLRRDLRGKSETLSGTIALFASVTATQSFLPPMLTGFRERYPDIHIKLETGYAADALAMLEQGSVDVTVAALPVRIPAALVARAVTNTPLVFIAPATACPVQRLAAQRPVPWADVPVVLPASGLARTLADRWFKRKRVTPLLYSEVPGSEATMALCSLGAAVGIVPRLVMDKSPLRAQVRALTVDPELGEFRVGFCTQRRKLASPLVQAFWRWIDRPMPG encoded by the coding sequence ATGGACTACGACGCCCTCCGACTTTTCTTGCACCTGTCGCAGTCGTTGCATTTTCTACGCACCAGCCGGGCCTGCCACGTCAGCCCGTCGGCGCTGTCGCGGGCCATCCAGCGCCTCGAGCGCGAGGCCGGCTGGCCGCTGTTCGAGCGCGACCGGCGCACCGTGCGCCTGACCGCCCAGGGCGCCCGCTTCGCCGACCACGCCCGCGACACGCTGGCCTCGTGGGAGCGCCTGCGTCGCGACCTGCGCGGAAAGTCCGAGACGCTTTCGGGAACGATCGCTCTTTTCGCCTCGGTGACCGCCACGCAAAGCTTTCTGCCGCCGATGCTGACCGGTTTCCGCGAACGCTATCCCGACATTCACATCAAGCTTGAAACCGGCTACGCCGCCGACGCGCTGGCGATGCTGGAGCAGGGCTCGGTCGACGTGACGGTGGCGGCGCTGCCGGTTCGCATTCCGGCGGCGCTGGTGGCCCGGGCGGTGACGAACACGCCGCTGGTCTTCATCGCGCCGGCGACGGCCTGCCCGGTGCAACGCCTGGCCGCGCAGCGGCCGGTGCCGTGGGCCGACGTCCCGGTGGTGCTGCCGGCCTCGGGTCTGGCGCGCACGCTGGCCGATCGCTGGTTCAAGCGCAAGCGCGTGACCCCGCTCCTTTACAGCGAGGTGCCGGGCAGCGAAGCGACCATGGCCCTCTGCAGCCTGGGCGCCGCCGTCGGCATCGTGCCGCGCCTGGTGATGGACAAAAGCCCGCTGCGGGCGCAGGTGCGAGCGTTGACCGTCGATCCCGAGCTGGGTGAATTCCGGGTCGGCTTCTGCACCCAGCGACGAAAACTGGCCTCGCCGCTGGTGCAGGCCTTCTGGCGCTGGATCGATCGGCCGATGCCCGGCTAG
- a CDS encoding dihydroxy-acid dehydratase has translation MVRNEGSPAGAEGAGGLTGQTKVGEEGARGFAEGEHPRVAVVDSWTDATPCNLYLRRLADKVKDGVRVAGGTPVAIGSSIVCEPGPASSLIGRDVGADAVELAVRAAGCAGVVAVAGCGNALPAMAIALARLDLPGLILYGGSPEDAARLGVPACGEEATVTVMAIALQLLGLSPLGFGDIAAGDARKDIAAVRCGELALKLLARDRRPRQLLTRAAFENAVLGMAATVGGGGGVVHLLALAREAGVSLVLGDIDALAAQTPVLLDAGPDRFSPVDFDRCGGTRLLARRLMDLKLLRDAATVSGASLFEEARRADEMPGQVMVRAADQSLARTGSFAVLRGSLAPDGCVAAAVPEHPTFAGPARVFDTAEACLAAIEARQVRAGDVLVLRYQGPKGGPGLRQTQAISVALARAALESAAALVTDGRIGPRAAGPTVGQLTPEAFVGGPLAFVRDGDTISIDLDRRTLDVKEDLTARRFNDSWQKPAPRVPMGVQARYAAAVSSASEGAQAAGSLGLRPR, from the coding sequence GTGGTACGGAATGAAGGGTCACCCGCCGGTGCGGAAGGCGCCGGCGGTCTAACCGGCCAGACGAAGGTGGGCGAGGAGGGGGCGCGGGGGTTCGCGGAAGGCGAGCATCCGCGCGTCGCCGTGGTCGATTCGTGGACCGACGCCACGCCCTGCAACCTTTACCTGCGGCGTCTGGCCGACAAGGTGAAGGACGGCGTGCGGGTCGCCGGTGGGACGCCGGTGGCGATCGGCTCCAGCATCGTGTGCGAACCGGGGCCGGCATCGTCGCTGATCGGGCGTGACGTGGGCGCTGACGCCGTGGAGCTGGCGGTTCGCGCCGCTGGCTGCGCCGGCGTGGTGGCGGTGGCCGGCTGCGGAAACGCCCTGCCCGCCATGGCCATCGCCCTCGCCCGATTGGATCTGCCGGGACTGATCCTGTACGGCGGCTCGCCCGAGGACGCGGCGCGCCTGGGCGTGCCCGCGTGCGGGGAAGAAGCGACGGTCACCGTCATGGCCATCGCGCTGCAACTGCTGGGGCTGTCGCCGTTGGGCTTCGGCGACATCGCCGCCGGCGACGCGCGTAAGGACATCGCCGCCGTTCGTTGCGGCGAGCTGGCCCTGAAACTGCTCGCGCGCGATCGGCGCCCGCGGCAGTTATTGACGCGGGCGGCGTTCGAGAACGCCGTCCTGGGCATGGCCGCCACCGTCGGGGGCGGCGGCGGGGTGGTGCACCTGCTGGCGCTGGCGCGCGAGGCGGGCGTCTCGCTGGTGCTGGGTGACATTGACGCGCTGGCGGCGCAGACGCCGGTGCTGCTGGACGCGGGGCCGGATCGCTTTTCGCCGGTTGATTTCGATCGCTGCGGCGGTACCCGGCTGCTGGCGCGGCGATTGATGGACCTCAAGCTTTTGCGCGACGCCGCCACGGTCAGCGGCGCGTCGTTGTTCGAAGAAGCGCGCCGCGCTGACGAGATGCCCGGGCAAGTGATGGTTCGCGCCGCTGACCAATCGCTGGCGCGGACTGGATCGTTCGCCGTTCTGCGCGGCTCGCTGGCACCCGATGGATGCGTGGCCGCGGCGGTGCCAGAGCACCCGACGTTCGCGGGACCGGCGCGGGTGTTCGATACCGCCGAGGCATGCTTGGCCGCCATCGAAGCGCGTCAGGTCCGTGCCGGCGACGTGCTGGTGCTGCGTTACCAGGGACCGAAGGGCGGTCCGGGGCTGCGCCAGACGCAAGCAATCAGCGTCGCCCTGGCGCGCGCGGCGCTGGAGTCGGCGGCGGCGCTGGTGACCGACGGGCGCATCGGCCCGCGCGCGGCCGGCCCGACGGTGGGGCAGCTGACGCCGGAGGCCTTCGTGGGCGGTCCGCTGGCCTTCGTGCGCGACGGTGACACCATCAGCATCGATCTTGATCGGCGCACGCTGGACGTGAAGGAAGATCTGACCGCTCGCCGGTTCAACGACAGCTGGCAAAAACCGGCCCCGCGCGTTCCGATGGGCGTGCAGGCGCGCTACGCCGCCGCGGTGTCGTCAGCGTCGGAGGGCGCGCAGGCGGCGGGATCGCTGGGCCTTCGGCCGCGCTAG
- the fucP gene encoding L-fucose:H+ symporter permease, whose protein sequence is MWGFITCLNDIIIPHLKGIFELNYAQAMMVQFAFFAAYFIVSLPSGTIVTKLGYKNGIIIGLCTAGVGCLMFYPAAGARSYALFLLALFVLAAGITLLQVAANPFVAVLGKPETASSRLTLTQALNSLGTTIAPLFGSVLILSTAVKSADQIKQMSPAAAEAYRAAEASSVQTPYIGLAVALFVLAVFIGVFRLPKIDANTDTEHAIGETQHKSAWGYRHLVLGAVAIFVYVGAEVAIGSVLVNYFKEASIGNLPEAQGAKYVSFYWGGAMVGRFIGTLTLRMFRPGKVLALHALGAAGLVVLTMLATGSVAMWSVIAVGLFNSIMFPTIFTIAIDGLGKHTSQGSGILCMAIVGGALIPPLQGVLADSIGIHHCFIIPVICYLFIAWYGMKGHPPVRKAPAV, encoded by the coding sequence ATGTGGGGGTTCATCACCTGCCTGAACGACATCATCATTCCGCACCTCAAGGGCATCTTCGAGCTGAACTATGCCCAGGCGATGATGGTCCAGTTCGCCTTCTTCGCCGCGTACTTCATCGTCTCGTTGCCGTCGGGCACCATCGTCACCAAGCTGGGCTACAAGAACGGCATCATCATCGGCCTGTGCACGGCCGGCGTGGGCTGTTTGATGTTCTACCCGGCGGCGGGGGCGCGGTCGTACGCGCTGTTCCTGCTGGCGCTGTTCGTCTTGGCGGCGGGCATCACTCTTTTGCAGGTGGCGGCGAACCCGTTCGTCGCCGTGCTGGGCAAACCTGAAACGGCGTCCAGCCGGCTGACCTTGACCCAGGCGTTGAACTCGCTCGGCACCACCATCGCGCCGCTTTTCGGGTCGGTGCTGATCTTGTCGACCGCGGTGAAGAGCGCCGACCAGATCAAGCAGATGAGCCCGGCCGCCGCCGAGGCGTACCGCGCGGCCGAGGCCAGCTCGGTGCAGACGCCGTACATCGGCCTGGCGGTGGCGCTGTTCGTGCTGGCGGTCTTCATCGGCGTGTTCCGCCTGCCCAAGATCGACGCCAACACCGACACCGAACACGCGATCGGCGAAACGCAGCACAAAAGCGCCTGGGGCTATCGCCACCTGGTGCTGGGCGCGGTCGCCATCTTCGTCTACGTCGGCGCGGAGGTGGCCATCGGCAGCGTGCTGGTGAACTACTTCAAAGAGGCGTCGATCGGAAATCTGCCCGAGGCTCAGGGCGCCAAGTACGTTTCGTTCTACTGGGGCGGCGCGATGGTCGGCCGGTTCATCGGCACGCTGACCCTGCGCATGTTTCGCCCGGGCAAGGTGCTGGCGTTGCACGCGCTCGGCGCCGCCGGGCTGGTCGTCCTGACCATGCTGGCCACCGGCAGCGTGGCCATGTGGTCGGTGATCGCGGTCGGACTTTTCAACTCGATCATGTTCCCGACCATCTTCACCATCGCCATCGACGGCCTGGGCAAGCACACCAGCCAAGGGTCGGGCATCTTGTGCATGGCCATCGTCGGTGGCGCGCTGATCCCGCCTTTGCAGGGCGTGCTGGCCGACAGCATCGGCATTCACCACTGCTTCATCATCCCGGTGATCTGTTATCTCTTCATCGCGTGGTACGGAATGAAGGGTCACCCGCCGGTGCGGAAGGCGCCGGCGGTCTAA
- a CDS encoding PAS domain-containing protein produces the protein MGWLCALVGLFAVWVIVLRRQVDHLNEAVRQQLERHATLDERYADLVGSVTDVVFAMDLQGRCTAVNAASQAVTGLARADVLRGSVFDLIPPEQHEAARQRLARAAANAGRGDMRFKTTIVAKDGRVVNLVGHLRLVTHGGTAIGFEGIAHPAAGRPSADRAADRAADAEHQLVA, from the coding sequence ATGGGCTGGCTGTGCGCGTTGGTGGGGTTGTTCGCGGTTTGGGTGATCGTCCTGCGCCGCCAGGTGGACCACCTCAACGAAGCGGTCCGCCAGCAGCTGGAACGGCACGCCACGCTGGACGAGCGTTACGCCGATCTGGTCGGCAGCGTGACCGACGTGGTGTTCGCGATGGATCTCCAAGGCCGCTGCACCGCGGTCAACGCCGCCTCGCAGGCGGTGACGGGTCTTGCTCGCGCCGACGTTCTGCGCGGCTCGGTGTTCGATCTGATCCCGCCCGAGCAGCACGAGGCCGCACGGCAGCGCCTGGCCCGCGCGGCGGCCAACGCCGGGCGCGGCGACATGCGCTTCAAAACCACCATCGTGGCCAAGGACGGCCGGGTGGTGAATCTGGTCGGGCACCTGCGTCTGGTCACGCACGGCGGGACGGCCATCGGCTTTGAAGGCATCGCCCATCCCGCCGCTGGTCGACCGTCCGCCGACCGCGCCGCCGACCGCGCCGCCGATGCGGAACACCAGCTTGTCGCCTGA
- a CDS encoding sigma-70 family RNA polymerase sigma factor produces MPASTNAHLAPATPRAGDCPCTATERGSFVAWVGRLVHDHRAHLARVARREGVSAEDAFDLVQEAFQTFLTLPQARRLVDARDESAKLLTVLVRNAARNRRRLAAVVRPHDSDAAALDALPAQTPSVDQLIAAAEDEIKLRGCVQSLSDVQRMVVTLRMLDEVDGDDAARTLGITPGHVAVLLHRAKANLQACMTAESPLPASP; encoded by the coding sequence ATGCCCGCCTCGACCAACGCCCACCTCGCCCCTGCCACCCCGCGCGCCGGCGATTGCCCGTGTACGGCAACCGAACGCGGCAGTTTCGTGGCCTGGGTGGGCCGCCTGGTGCACGACCACCGCGCCCACCTGGCGCGCGTCGCTCGTCGCGAAGGCGTCAGCGCGGAAGACGCCTTCGACCTGGTCCAGGAAGCCTTTCAGACTTTTCTCACGCTGCCGCAGGCGCGCAGGCTGGTCGACGCGCGCGACGAGTCCGCCAAGCTTCTGACCGTGCTGGTGCGCAACGCCGCCCGCAATCGCCGCCGGCTGGCCGCCGTGGTCCGCCCGCACGACAGCGACGCCGCCGCGCTGGACGCGCTGCCCGCGCAGACGCCGTCGGTGGACCAGCTCATCGCCGCGGCCGAGGACGAGATCAAGCTGCGCGGCTGCGTGCAGAGCCTCAGCGACGTCCAGCGCATGGTGGTCACGCTGCGCATGCTGGACGAGGTCGACGGCGACGATGCCGCCCGCACCCTGGGCATCACGCCCGGCCACGTCGCGGTGCTCTTGCACCGGGCGAAGGCGAACCTGCAAGCGTGCATGACGGCGGAGAGCCCGCTGCCCGCAAGCCCGTGA